One Mauremys mutica isolate MM-2020 ecotype Southern chromosome 9, ASM2049712v1, whole genome shotgun sequence DNA segment encodes these proteins:
- the NEU2 gene encoding LOW QUALITY PROTEIN: sialidase-2 (The sequence of the model RefSeq protein was modified relative to this genomic sequence to represent the inferred CDS: substituted 1 base at 1 genomic stop codon) yields the protein MASLPVLQEETLFRKGFWSYRIPALLYMLQSCTILAFAEEREDEVDEHAKLIAMRRGTYDGTTHRVQWTKMETIVNAQLEGHRSMNPCPGYDEVTGNLILFFIAVPGKVSENHQIKTKTNLVHLCQVTSTDNGCSWSPAKDFTETVIGTAHKDWATFAVGPGHGLQLLNEARSLVIPAYAYRIFDPGRKPSPHAFCFVSSDHGKTWAMGNFVAKEHAVECQVAEVHNRGERVLNCNARSSQGARVQAVSYNHGMDFDGGQRIEKLVEPPHGCHGSVIGFPSPANVKSGCQDTWVLYSHPTDPAGWRNLGVYLNKCPLDPACWIGPTLIFKGLCAYSDLQHMEXGPDGSPLFCCLFEFGSSSQYKEIIFLMFTLKQAFPSEC from the exons ATGGCTTCGCTTCCTGTCCTACAAGAAGAGACGTTGTTCCGAAAGGGATTCTGGAGCTATCgaatcccagccctgctctacaTGCTGCAGTCCTGCACCATCCTGGCATTCGCCGAGGAGCGGGAGGATGAGGTGGATGAACATGCCAAGCTGATAGCAATGCGCAGAGGCACATATGATGGGACTACCCACCGTGTTCAG TGGACCAAAATGGAGACCATTGTCAATGCTCAGCTGGAGGGCCACCGCTCCATGAACCCATGTCCTGGGTATGATGAAGTCACCGGGAACCTCATTCTATTCTTTATAGCTGTCCCGGGAAAGGTCTCTGAAAACCACCAGATCAAGACAAAGACCAACTTGGTCCATCTGTGCCAGGTCACCAGCACTGATAATGGATGCTCCTGGAGCCCTGCGAAGGATTTCACTGAGACTGTCATTGGCACAGCACACAAGGACTGGGCCACCTTTGCGGTGGGACCAGGCCACGGTTTACAGTTGCTCAATGAGGCTCGGAGTCTTGTGATTCCTGCCTACGCCTATCGGATATTTGACCCTGGGAGAAAACCCTCCCCACACGCCTTCTGCTTTGTTAGTTCTGACCACGGAAAGACCTGGGCAATGGGGAACTTTGTGGCAAAGGAGCATGCTGTGGAGTGCCAGGTAGCTGAAGTGCACAACCGAGGAGAAAGGGTGCTGAACTGTAATGCTAGAagcagccagggagccagagtcCAGGCTGTGAGCTACAACCATGGGATGGATTTTGATGGTGGTCAGCGGATTGAGAAGCTGGTAGAACCTCCCCATGGCTGCCATGGGAGTGTTATTGGCTTCCCAAGTCCTGCTAACGTGAAGTCAGggtgtcaggacacctgggtgcTCTACTCTCACCCCACAGACCCAGCTGGGTGGAGAAATTTAGGAGTGTACCTCAACAAGTGTCCCTTAGATCCAGCATGCTGGATAGGACCCACTCTCATCTTCAAGGGCTTGTGTGCTTATTCGGATCTGCAGCACATGGAGTGAGGCCCTGATGGCTCCCCGCTGTTCTGCTGTCTGTTTGAGTTTGGCTCCAGCTCACAATACAAAGAGATCATCTTCCTTATGTTCACTTTGAAACAAGCCTTTCCATCCGAGTGCTGA